Proteins from one Epinephelus moara isolate mb chromosome 1, YSFRI_EMoa_1.0, whole genome shotgun sequence genomic window:
- the leo1 gene encoding RNA polymerase-associated protein LEO1 — protein MADMDELFGSDGDSDNEQRESGSGSGSDSEPERPRSASNASGSGSDSERERDDDDEEEGQEAGKPSINKELFGDDSEDEQHSQHSQHSGSDNQSERSGNQSDASMHSDQGENDHSDAEQHSGSERGHQDEDEDEEDRGHRSDGGSPAGSGMSGPGSPRSERGSVRSDRSLHSDPGTPQSGPGTPHSDGEASGRENQSDDEKWGGGAKSDQSEDEEEKRRYSDEERENSDDEGLRNRKLESAKGSDSEDDFLRQKTKAKATSDSDSDSDVGTKKVKKTAADDLFGEADDISSDSDAEKPPTPGQPLDTEDGMEGEQAEEEPAPETRIEVEIPKVSTDLGSDLYFVKLPNFLSVEPRPFDPQYYEDEFEDEEMLDEEGRTRLKLKVENTIRWRVKRDEEGNEARESNARIVKWSDGSMSLHLGNEVFDVYKAPLQGDHNHLFIRQGTGLQGQAVFKTKLTFRPHSTDSATHRKMTLSLADRCSKTQKIRILPMAGRDPESHRNEMIKKEEERLRASIRRESQQRRMREKQHQRGLSSSYLEPDRYDDEEEGEEAISLAAIKSKYKGGGGLREERARIYSSDSDEGSDDDKAQRLMKAKKLDSDEEGEGSGKRKAEDDEETATKKAKKYVISDEEEEEEEEEEEEDDE, from the exons ATGGCGGACATGGATGAATTGTTCGGGAGTGATGGGGACAGCGACAATGAGCAGCGAG AgtctggctctggctctggtTCAGACTCAGAGCCGGAGAGACCCCGATCTGCGAGCAATGCCTCAGGCAGTGGCAGTGACAGTGAGAGGGAAcgggatgatgatgatgaagaggaaggcCAGGAGGCAGGAAAACCCAGTATTAACAAG GAGCTGTTTGGAGACGACAGTGAGGATGAGCAGCACAGTCAACACAGCCAGCACAGTGGCAGTGACAACCAGTCTGAACGGTCAGGGAACCAGTCAGACGCCAGCATGCACTCCGACCAGGGGGAGAACGATCACTCTGATGCAGAGCAGCACAGCGGCTCGGAGCGTGGCCATCAagatgaggatgaagatgaggaggacCGGGGTCACAGGTCAGATGGAGGAAGCCCTGCTGGCAGCGGGATGTCTGGACCAGGGAGCCCTCGCTCTGAGAGGGGCAGTGTCCGTTCAGACAGAAG TTTGCACAGCGATCCTGGGACTCCGCAATCAGGGCCGGGCACCCCTCACTCTGATGGAGAAGCTTCCGGCAGGGAGAACCAGTCAGATGATGAGAAGTGGGGAGGAGGGGCTAAGAGCGACCAGtcggaggacgaggaggagaaaCGCCGTTACTCtgatgaagaaagagagaacTCTGACGATGAGGGCCTGAGGAACAGGAAGTTAG AGTCTGCAAAGGGCAGTGACAGTGAAGATGATTTCCTCAGACAGAAAACCAAAGCAAAAGCCACCtctgattcagattcagacagCGACGTCGGAACCAAGAAAG TGAAGAAGACGGCAGCAGACGACCTGTTTGGAGAGGCTGACGACATCTCTTCGGACAGCGATGCCGAGAAGCCTCCGACCCCGGGACAGCCCCTG GATACAGAGGATGGGATGGAGGGGGAGCAGGCTGAAGAGGAGCCTGCGCCTGAAACTCGTATCGAAGTAGAGATCCCCAAAGTCAGCACCGACCTGGGATCTGACCTTTATTTTGTCAAGCTGCccaacttcctgtctgtggaGCCCAG GCCCTTTGATCCTCAGTACTATGAGGATGAATTTGAGGATGAAGAAATGCTGGATGAAGAGGGACGGACCAGGCTGAAGCTGAAG GTGGAGAATACAATTCGATGGAGAGTCAAGAGAGACGAAGAGGGAAATGAAGCACGAGAGAGCAACGCACGCATTGTGAAATGGTCTGATGGCAG CATGTCCCTCCACCTGGGGAACGAAGTGTTTGATGTTTACAAAGCTCCACTCCAGGGTGACCATAACCACCTGTTCATCCGACAGGGTACTGGACTGCAGGGACAGGCTGTGTTCAAAACCAAGCTCACTTTCAG GCCCCACTCCACAGACAGCGCCACCCACAGGAAGATGACACTGTCTCTGGCTGACCGCTGCTCCAAGACGCAGAAGATCCGAATCCTTCCCATGGCCGGAAGAGATCCCGAGTCGCATCGCAACGAGATGATCAAG AAAGAGGAGGAGCGGCTGCGAGCTTCTATCCGCCGAGAGTCCCAGcagaggaggatgagggagaAGCAGCACCAGAGAGGCCTAAGCAGCAGTTACCTGGAGCCCGACCGCTAcgatgacgaggaggagggcGAGGAAGCCATCAGCCTGGCAGCCATCAAGAGCAAATACAAGGGCGGAGGAGGCTTGAGAG AGGAGCGAGCGAGGATTTACTCGTCAGACAGCGATGAGGGCTCCGATGATGACAAGGCCCAGAGGCTGATGAAGGCCAAGAAGCTAGACAGTGATGAG
- the tmod2 gene encoding tropomodulin-2 — MAVSFKKDMDKYKDLDEDEILNKLSAEELKQLETALEEMDPENALLPAGLRQKDQTSKKATGSFNRDSLLKYLEKEAMEYKDREDVVPFTGEKKGKVFVPKQKPIDTCKEEVTTLDPELEEALSSATDTELCDLAAILGVHTLVTSSQTYDGTSSKEGYNNVIKGEKMNPVFDEPPNPTNVEDTLQRIKSNDSSLTEVNLNNIKNIPIPTLKDFAKAMEKNTQVKKFSLAATRSNDPIAVAFSDMLRENKTLRSLNLESNFITGAGVQALVDALRDNDTLTEIKIDNQRQQLGTSVEMEIAKMLEENNSIVKFGYHFTQQGPRSRAAAAITKNNDLVRRKRVEGDL, encoded by the exons ATGGCTGTGTCGTTCAAGAAGGACATGGACAAGTACAAGGATCTCGACGAAGATGAAATCCTCAACAAGCTGTCGGCGGAGGAGCTCAAACAGCTGGAGACGGCCCTCGAGGAGATGGACCCTGAG AATGCTCTCCTCCCAGCTGGCTTACGTCAGAAGGACCAGACGTCCAAGAAAGCAACAGGATCATTCAACAGGGACAGCCTTCTGAAATACCTGGAGAAGGAAGCCATGGAGTACAAGGACAGAGAGGATGTAGTGCCCTTCACAGGGGAgaaaaaag GTAAAGTATTTGTCCCCAAGCAGAAACCCATAGACACATGCAAAGAGGAAGTCACAACCCTGGATCCAGAATTAGAGGAGGCCCTGTCCAGCGCCACAGATACAGAGCTGTGTGATCTAGCAG CGATCCTTGGTGTTCACACACTGGTCACCAGTAGTCAGACATATGATGGGACTTCATCTAAAGAGGGTTACAACA ATGTAATCAAGGGGGAGAAGATGAACCCAGTGTTTGATGAGCCTCCTAATCCCACTAATGTAGAAGACACTCTGCAGAGGATAAAAAGCAATGACAGCTCCTTAACAGAGGTCAACCTCAACAACATTAag AACATCCCAATTCCCACGCTGAAGGACTTTGCCAAAGCCATGGAGAAGAACACGCAAGTCAAGAAGTTCAGCCTGGCAGCGACACGGAGTAACGACCCAATTGCTGTG GCGTTCAGCGACATGCTGCGAGAGAACAAGACGTTGCGAAGTTTGAACTTGGAGTCCAACTTCATCACTGGGGCAGGGGTGCAGGCTTTGGTTGATGCATTGCGAGACAACGACACACTCACAGAGATCAAGATAGACAACCAG aggcAGCAGCTGGGCACTTCAGTAGAGATGGAGATAGCTAAAATGTTGGAAGAGAACAACAGCATAGTGAAGTTTGGCTACCACTTCACCCAGCAAGGACCTCgctccagagctgctgcagctATCACCAAGAACAACGATCTtg TCCGCAGGAAGCGAGTGGAAGGGGACCTGTAG